The Bacteroides fragilis NCTC 9343 genome includes the window CATCTGATCTCTTCATCCCGTTTGAACCAGGTCATTTGTTTGCGTGAGTAGATACGTGAGTTCTGTTTTATTTTTTCGATAGCGAAGTCAAGATCCCACTCTCCATCCAGATATTTAAATATTTCCTTATAGCCTACAGTGTTCAGGGAGTTCAACTCTCGGTGGGCATATACGGAGCGGGCTTCTTCCAGCAATCCTTCGTCCATCATCTGGTCTACACGACGGTTGATGCGATCATATAATTCGGCGCGATCTCGCGTCAGTCCTATTTTTAGGATGTGGAACGGGCGTTCCTTTTTTTGTTGTGTACGGAAAGAGGTATAAGTTTTCCCTGTCATGTAACAGATTTCCAAGGCGTGGATGACTCGTTTGGGATTTTTTAAATCTACAATTTTATAGTACTCCGGATCCAGTAGCTTCAGTTCGGCACAGAGATTATCGAGTCCTTCTGTGTCATATTTATGTAGCAAGAGCTCACGAGTCTCGGCATCTACTGTCGGTATGTCATCAATGCCTTTGCAGATGGCATCCACATACATCATAGAGCCTCCGGTGAGCAGGACGACATGATGTTGTTGAAATAACTGTTCGAGAACACTCATTACTTCCGTCTCGTATTGGGCGGCACTGTAATAATCGGTAAGTTGCAGGGTACCTACAAAGTAGTGTGGAACCCGTTTTAATTGCTCCGGGGTCGGAGCAGCCGTTCCTATCTTAAGTTCGGCGTATAACTGTCGGGAGTCAGACGAAATGATACTCGTCTTGAAATATTCTGCTATGCGGAGGCTTAACTCCGTTTTTCCTACACCTGTAGGACCTATAAGTACAATTAAAGTTTTGGCAGTCATAACGATTGGTCATGTGATAATGTACCCATGTGACAGCATAGGGGGCGGGTAGTAAGATGTCATAACCCACCGGATGTGGTCACATGGGCATATTATTCAAAATTTATCTTCGTCGTATGAACTTCCACCTCCGGCTGCACCGTCATTTACATCAAATCCTTCGGCATCAAAGTCTTCCATATCGAAGTCCTGGTCACCGTAGAAGTTTTCATCCAGATCGAGTGAGCCTCCTCCGGCTGCCATCTCTTCGAAATCGACTGTTTGCTTGGGGGCTTCACCCGATTTCTTAGTACATTTAGCACCTTTTATTTCTTTTCCGGTGATGATTTCGGACAATTCGATGAAGAAACAACGTTCAGTCATGTAATCGAATACGTAAAGCAATTTTTGCTTTTCATCTTCAATCAACTCGTTGAGGCGGGTCTCTTTCATAATCCAGCTGTCCATTTCCGGATTATTGTCCATCTCTTCCAGTGTAATTTCTTTTTCTTTTTCCCAGTCATCATCACAGATAAAGAAAGAAGTCATCTGGTCGTTTGTATAGTTTGCTGCTTTCAGGATAGCTTCATGAAGATCGAAGAAAGTAGCTTCCGGGTCAATCTGTATCTCTCTGACGAAATCGTCAACCTCATCAGATATAATGGTAAATCTGTATATCATAGTTGTTACTGTTTTATTGATGGCGTAAAAGTAATAAAAAACCGAAAGATTGCAAATAAGATGGCTGGGTTTATTCCACAAAAAAGGAGGATGCTTGGAAAACATCCTCCTCTTCTTATTGATTTCTATTTATTTACCTGATAATTCCCCGTTCCGAGTTGCGAATAAAATCAACGATGTATTCTATTTCGGGGCTGGCCGGCACTTCTGCTTCAACCTTTGTGAGAGCATCCGAAGTGTTGAGTCCGCTTTGATAAATGATGCGGTAGGCATTGTGGATATTCTCTATAATCTCGTTCGAAAAACCACGACGACGGAGTCCGATGATGTTGATTCCACTGTAAGCGATAGGTTCGCGTCCGGCTATGATATACGGAGGAATATCTTTACTGAAACGGCATCCTCCCTGAATCATGACGTATCCGCCTACCCGGCAAAATTGGTGCATTAACACATTGGCACTGATGATGGCATTGTCATCGATGATGATTTCTCCGGCCATTTTGGTGGAGTTACCAACGATACAACCGTTGCCGATCAATGCATCGTGGGCCACATGGACGCCTTCCATCAATAGGTTGTTGTTACCTACAATGGTTCTGCCTTTAGCTGCTGTACCTCGGTTGATGGTCACGTTTTCACGAATCAGGTTATTGTCACCTATTTCGGCTGTACTTTCTTCACCTTTGAATTTCAAATCTTGTGGGATTGCTCCGATAACGGCTCCCGGAAAGATTGTATTTCCGTTACCGATACGTGAACCGTACAGGATGTTGGCATTAGCCATAATTTTATTGTTATCTCCGATGACTACATTTCTATCAATGTACACAAAAGGAGCTATCTCTACGTTTTCACCGATTTTTGCTTCGGGATGAATATACGCTAAGGGACTTATCATGCTTAATAAATTATTTGTTTTTTACTATTTGAGCCATGAATTCGCATTCACAGACTACTTTTTCACCAACGAAAGCATAGCCTTTCATGGTTGAAATGCCCCGGCGGATAGGAGCCAATAACTCAACACGGAATATCAGGGTATCGCCCGGAACTACCTTCTGACGGAACTTCACACCATCGATTTTCATGAAATAAGTAGAATAACGCTCCGGCTCATCTACTGAATTCAGAACGAGTAATCCGCCGATTTGAGCCATTGCTTCAATTTGCAGTACACCTGGCATCACAGGTTCCTGAGGGAAGTGTCCCTGAAAGAAGGGTTCGTTGGAGGTTACGTTTTTTACACCAACAATGTAGTTGGCACCAATTTCGATCACCTTATCTACCAATTGGAATGGATAACGGTGGGGGAGTAGTTCACGGATGCGGTTCACATCCATAATCGGAGCACGGTTGCAATCATAGGTAGGCGCCTGTATCTCGTGCAGGCGAATTTCTTTGCGCATCTGACGTGCGAATTTATTATTGATGGTGTGTCCGGGACGCGTAGCAATGATTCTTCCTTTAATGGGTTTACCGATCAGAGCAAGATCGCCGATGACATCCAACAATTTATGGCGGGCACATTCGTTGGGCCATACCAGAGGTTTGTGGTTAATGTATCCCAACAGCTTGGCATCCATGTGAGGGACTCTCATGACATCGGCCAGCTTGTCATAGTTTTCCTGGGACATTTCACGTTCGTAGATAACGATGGCATTGTCCAGATCGCCACCCTTGATGAGTCCGGCCGACAACAGTGGCTCGATTTCACGGACAAATACAAAGGTACGGCTGGGGGCAATTTCATCTTTGAACTTCTTCATATCCTCCAGTGTGGCAAACTGGTTGGGGATGATGGTTGAATCGTAAGATACCAATACGTTCAGGCTGAAGTTCTCATCAGGAAGTACGATGATAGACGATCCTGTCTCCTCGTCACGGAATTCTATTTTTGATTTGATGATATAGAAATCTTTAACGGCATTTTGTTCTTCGATTCCTACTTTCTCTATTTCTTGTACATAATATTGTGCACTTCCGTCCAGAATCGGAAATTCCGGTCCGTTGACTTGGATCAGACAGTTATCGATGCCCAAGGCATATAGAGCTGCCATTCCATGTTCAACTGTGCTTACTTTTACTCCATTTTTTGACAGCACGGTCCCTCTTGTCGTTTCACCTACATTGTCGGCTACGGCATCGATAATGGGTTGCCCTTCCAGATCCGTACGCTGTATTTTGTAGCCATGGTTATCCGGGGCGGGGTTAAACGTAACAGTCAGGTCAAGTCCAGTGTGAAGACCTTTTCCTCTCAGTGAAAAGCTCTCTTTCAGAGTTTTTTGTTTCAGCATTGGTTACTTATTTAATTGTTGTTTTAATTCTTCTATTTCTTTGCGGAGATTGCGTAACTCAATCTGCATCTCCGGAAGGCTTTTTTGTACAATGGATGCTTTGAAAAATTGTTTTAGCTCCATAGGGGGAGTTCCGATAAGTTGGCTACCGGATTTTATATTTCCGGGAACACCCGATTGGGCTCCCAGATTCACTTGGTTGCCTATTTTGAGATGTCCGGCAATGCCTACTTGTCCGCCGAACATACACCATTCGCCTACCTTGGTAGAACCTGCGATGCCCACTTGGGCAGCCATGACGGTATGCGAACCTATTTCATCGTTGTGGGCTATCTGGACCAGATTGTCCAACTTTACTCCGCTATGAATAACGGTTGCTCCCATGGTTGCACGGTCGATGCAAGTATTGGCGCCGACTTCTACATTGTCTTCCAGGATAACAATACCGATTTGGGGAATTTTTTCGTATCCTTGTGGGGTAGGGGCAAAACCGAAACCGTCTGCTCCGATCACGCATCCCGCATGCAGAATACAGTTATTACCTACCCGGCAATCATGGTATACAGTCGAGTTGGCGTACAAGATACAATTGCTGCCTATCTTGGCACCACCTCCCACAGTGGCATGCGGATGAATCACTGTGTTGTCTCCTACTTCCGCATGATCACCGATGCAAGCGAAAGGAGCTATATATACGTCTTTTCCTATTTTAGCGGTTTCCGCTACATAGGCACGTTCGTCAATACCGGTTCTTTTGGGTTTGCTCATTTCATACAGATTGAGCAACTTGGCAAGGCTCTCGTAAGCATTGTCTACTTTGATTAACGTTGCTTTTACTTCTTGTTCGGGAGTAAAATCTTTGTTCACCAACACAATGCTAGCTTTAGTCTCATATATATAAGGTGTATATTTCGGATTGGA containing:
- the lpxA gene encoding acyl-ACP--UDP-N-acetylglucosamine O-acyltransferase, which produces MISPLAYIHPEAKIGENVEIAPFVYIDRNVVIGDNNKIMANANILYGSRIGNGNTIFPGAVIGAIPQDLKFKGEESTAEIGDNNLIRENVTINRGTAAKGRTIVGNNNLLMEGVHVAHDALIGNGCIVGNSTKMAGEIIIDDNAIISANVLMHQFCRVGGYVMIQGGCRFSKDIPPYIIAGREPIAYSGINIIGLRRRGFSNEIIENIHNAYRIIYQSGLNTSDALTKVEAEVPASPEIEYIVDFIRNSERGIIR
- the lpxD gene encoding UDP-3-O-(3-hydroxymyristoyl)glucosamine N-acyltransferase, which codes for MEFSAKQIAAFIQGEIIGDENATVHTFAKIEEGIPGAISFLSNPKYTPYIYETKASIVLVNKDFTPEQEVKATLIKVDNAYESLAKLLNLYEMSKPKRTGIDERAYVAETAKIGKDVYIAPFACIGDHAEVGDNTVIHPHATVGGGAKIGSNCILYANSTVYHDCRVGNNCILHAGCVIGADGFGFAPTPQGYEKIPQIGIVILEDNVEVGANTCIDRATMGATVIHSGVKLDNLVQIAHNDEIGSHTVMAAQVGIAGSTKVGEWCMFGGQVGIAGHLKIGNQVNLGAQSGVPGNIKSGSQLIGTPPMELKQFFKASIVQKSLPEMQIELRNLRKEIEELKQQLNK
- a CDS encoding IS1096 element passenger TnpR family protein, with product MIYRFTIISDEVDDFVREIQIDPEATFFDLHEAILKAANYTNDQMTSFFICDDDWEKEKEITLEEMDNNPEMDSWIMKETRLNELIEDEKQKLLYVFDYMTERCFFIELSEIITGKEIKGAKCTKKSGEAPKQTVDFEEMAAGGGSLDLDENFYGDQDFDMEDFDAEGFDVNDGAAGGGSSYDEDKF
- a CDS encoding bifunctional UDP-3-O-[3-hydroxymyristoyl] N-acetylglucosamine deacetylase/3-hydroxyacyl-ACP dehydratase, which translates into the protein MLKQKTLKESFSLRGKGLHTGLDLTVTFNPAPDNHGYKIQRTDLEGQPIIDAVADNVGETTRGTVLSKNGVKVSTVEHGMAALYALGIDNCLIQVNGPEFPILDGSAQYYVQEIEKVGIEEQNAVKDFYIIKSKIEFRDEETGSSIIVLPDENFSLNVLVSYDSTIIPNQFATLEDMKKFKDEIAPSRTFVFVREIEPLLSAGLIKGGDLDNAIVIYEREMSQENYDKLADVMRVPHMDAKLLGYINHKPLVWPNECARHKLLDVIGDLALIGKPIKGRIIATRPGHTINNKFARQMRKEIRLHEIQAPTYDCNRAPIMDVNRIRELLPHRYPFQLVDKVIEIGANYIVGVKNVTSNEPFFQGHFPQEPVMPGVLQIEAMAQIGGLLVLNSVDEPERYSTYFMKIDGVKFRQKVVPGDTLIFRVELLAPIRRGISTMKGYAFVGEKVVCECEFMAQIVKNK
- the miaA gene encoding tRNA (adenosine(37)-N6)-dimethylallyltransferase MiaA — its product is MTAKTLIVLIGPTGVGKTELSLRIAEYFKTSIISSDSRQLYAELKIGTAAPTPEQLKRVPHYFVGTLQLTDYYSAAQYETEVMSVLEQLFQQHHVVLLTGGSMMYVDAICKGIDDIPTVDAETRELLLHKYDTEGLDNLCAELKLLDPEYYKIVDLKNPKRVIHALEICYMTGKTYTSFRTQQKKERPFHILKIGLTRDRAELYDRINRRVDQMMDEGLLEEARSVYAHRELNSLNTVGYKEIFKYLDGEWDLDFAIEKIKQNSRIYSRKQMTWFKRDEEIRWFHPEQEKEILSYLQASIK